The genomic segment GCCTTACTTCGTGGCTGGTGCTATCTTCGGCGGCTTCGCCATGGTGCTCACGCTCATGATCCCGGTCTCGAAGATCTATGGCCTGGGTGACCTCATCACGCCGAAGCACATTGATAACATGGCCAAGATCATCCTGCTCACAGGAACGATCGTCGGATACGCTTACTGCATGGAGTTCTTCATCGCTTACTACGGTGCGAACAAGTATGAGCTTCAGACCTTCCAGCTTCGCGGTCTTTACGGTCCTTCCACCTGGGCTTACTACTTCATGTTCGGGTTCAACGTGTTTGCTCCTCAGCTCTTCTGGTATCGCCCCTTCCGCCACAATCTCTGGGTCGTCATGTTTGTCTGCATGTGCGTGAATGCCGGCATGTGGTTTGAGCGTTACGTCATCATCGCCACCACGCTGGAGCGCCACCTCACCCCTGGTTCCTGGCGTGTGTATGAGGCGACTTGGGTGGATAAATACACCTTCCTTGGCACCTTCGGCCTGTTCATGATGCTGTTCTTGTTGTTCCTGCGTTTCCTGCCTGTCATCGCTATCGGTGAAGTCAAGGGCGTGCTGCCTCAGTCCAATCCTCATGCGAGCGATCACGACGAGAAGGGCATCCAGGAGGAGGACCTCATGAACTACTCCGACCGCCACGTGGCCAAGACCGTCGCCTGATGCGGATTTCAAATTTCACCTTTTTAAATCCATCGTGAGCACCACCCTCAAAAGAGTACACGGCTTCCTCGCTGAATTCGACAGCGTTCAGGATCTCTATCATGCCGCCGAGCATGTCCGCGATGCTGGCTACCAGCGCTGGGATGTGCATACGCCGTTTCCGATTCACGGCATGGACCATGCCATGGGCGTGAAACGCTCCAAGCTGCCTTACTTCGTCTTTTTCGGCGGGATGACCGGCACTTGTGTGGCCTTTACCCTTCAGACCCTTACCCAGACCACTTTTTGGTCGGACATTGGTTTCGGATTCCTTCAGACCTTGGCTGAAACGTACCCCACCGTCGTGCAGGCCAAGCCCACTCACATCTGGACGCTGCCTGCGTTCTTCCCAGTGATGTTCGAGCTGACGATTCTATTCTCCGCATTCACGGTGCTTTTCGGCCTGCTCTCCATGATCGGCCTGCCACGTTTGAATCACCCCCTGTTTGTCTCCAAGCGTTTCGCTAAGTTCTCCGATGATGGCTTCTTTGTCTGCATCGAAGCTCGCGATCCCAAGTTCTCCCAAGAAGGCACCAAGTCCTTTCTTGAGAAGCTCGGTGGCAAAAACATCGAACTGGTGGAAGACGATATCTAGTCTAGCCGCCCTTTTATAATCACCTTCCTCGCAGCCCATCATTCGATGGGCTGTTTGGTTTTTGGGTGCTGGAGTCTTTCGATTCAGCCCCTGTCCTTCCCCCATTCCTATTGCGGCCGGTTTTAGGTCGCCTTAGTCGTGCACTGGTTGTCAAAAACGTTGTCAGAAAAAGAGTGGGCATAAGCTTAGAATGGCCGCCAAGAGACAGTGCTGTCCCAAACTGCGTTAATGAACTCTGGTCTAAAAGTGCAGTAGCCATAAGGGGGAGGTTTTTGCGTCTCGATAGGGCGAGGCTGATACGTGCCGCTAGCACCAGTATGTTTTGGTGAAATGGTGCGCTTCGGGTGCAGGCTTGAATCTTCAGGGGGGCGGTAAGGTTTCCTCCCTCCAGTCATTCCGCCGCTGTCTTGGGATAGGTTGTAAGGCCAAACAAACAGCTCCTGGAGTTTCGCCAAGAGGCGAGACTCAGCTCATGAGATCCCATCGCCATCGGGCCAACGCCTGTGTATTCCATGGGGACAGCTATCGCACGCGAGCAAAGACCGATTTCCAAAAGATTGTCCGAATGAAAAGGTGGATGCTGTGGGATCAATGGCAAAGCAAAAACACAGGCTGCTCCTTTGAGGATAACTGCCAATCGAAAACCATTGCCTATCGTCCCGCTTCGCCGCCGCTTTTCGGGCAAGATTTTGGAAACGACCTAATGCTGCAAGGTGGGGACGAACCACAGGGCCTGGTAGAGGAGGGCACCCGCGATGCCGCCCAGGATGGGGCCTAAGACGGGGATCCAGGCGTAGGCCCAGTCGCTGCTACCTTTGCCTGAGATGGGCAGGAGGGCGTGAGCCAGGCGGGGGGCAAGATCGCGCGCGGGGTTGATGGCGTAGCCCGTGGGACCGCCGAGGGACAGGCCAATGGACCAGACGAGGATGCCCACCAGGGCAGGGGAGAAAGCTTTGTCAAAGCCAGTGCCGGGCACGAGGTTTTCTGGCGTCAGGATGGCGAGCAGGCCGATCACGAGCATGGCGCTGCCGATGGCTTCACAAAGGAGGTTGGAGATGGGGTGGCGGATGGCGGGTGTGGTGCAGAAAGCCGCGTGTTTGGCCCCGGCATCTGGCGTGACTTTCCAGTGCGGTAGGTAGGCTAGCCAGACGAGAACGGCCCCTAGAAAGCCCCCCAGCATCTGCGCGGCCAGGTAACTGGGAACCAAGGCCCAGTCGAACTTGCCAATGCTGGCCATGGCCAGGGTGACGGCGGGGTTCAGGTGCGCACCACTGATGGCACTGGTGCAATAAACGGCGATGGTGACAGCAAAGGCCCACCCAGCCGTGATGACGATCCAGCCGCCGTTGTTCCCCTTCGTCTGACCGAGCACGACGTTGGCGACGACGCCGTTTCCGAGGAGAACCAGGATAAGGGTGCCGAGGACTTCGGCAAGGAAGGAGGACATGGCAGGTGGAGGTTGGGATGGGGAAACGCGTATTTCCTACACCGTTCTATCGGGATACGAGATAAAGGACAAGCGCAGAAGCAGGGCTGGACCGGGAAAGCCCGTGACAAGTCTGACGCTGTGGTGATGCATCTTTCGATGGTTCAATCGAGCTATCGCTTCTACAGCCTAACAAAAAGTAAGTTCATGAGAAGGCCTGGCAAAGGGGACACCTATGCATGGTTCAATAGCGATTTTCAGCCTCCGCACTCTCTTAGTAGTGCCCTTTGGGGGCCTTCATGAAACAGCCATCTTAGATCAAACATCCTGCCTGGGTCGGCTCGTCCAGCGTCCAGTTCAGGACGCACTTTCTTACGCTCTGCGCCTGCTGTGCCTGCCGAAATTGCATCTCATAGATGACCATAAGAGCCTCTCATAAAAAGAACCGAACCGTGATGATTTTCAGAGGATTAATGGGGGTTTAGAAACTTAAGAAAAAAAGGAAAATAAAGCCTTTATTGCCTAGCAGATTTGAGCCTGTTTAATTTTCATGCTCCTTTGGCTGTTTTTATGCTTCCATCTCCTTGCAAGTTGCAAAAATCCGATCCTATGGAGCTTGATGAGGGGTTTCCTCGCAAGGATCTTGACGATTTTCTTCCTCAGGCCTGTTCAATGTAGGGGCTTTAGAGACGTGAGGGAGATGCGCAAACGCGTGACTGCCCTGTATTCAGGGGCTCTTAGCTCACGATTTTCTAGATTTATTTAAGCCGTCAGCAGCTTTTCAGGTGCAAAATCCCTGCAAGCAGAAGTTTTGAATGAGTTAAAAATCCAATAAAATTCATAAGTGGGATATTCAGGTTCTAAGCACGATCGTGCAAATCAAAAGACAGTACTAGGCATCTAGACCCCCCAGGTTGAGAACTGAAGGGGAAGAAAAACCAAGATCTCAATCTTCTGAGAATCAAGGTTTTGCAGATTTAAACTGCAAGAGGAAAATCAGGAATTTTTCTGTTACTCGTTTTCAAAAGCTAGTATTAAACATGTATTAAATATAAGGAATGTATTTGTTTATTCTAGATAAACCTTAACATTATTCTTACATAAACGATTGTAAAGCGTGGCGATTATGGTGGTAATGTTGTATCCGGTTATTGCAGTCATTGCAGAATCATCAACTCACCCTTATGAAACCGCTCACATGCTCCCCTCGAGGCTGTGCCCGTTCTTCCTTCGTGAAGCTGGCCCTAGGTCTCGTTTTGGCCTCTTCAGGTCTGGTTCAGGCGCAAAGCTTGATCTCGTCTTCGGATTTTTTTAATCCTGACTTTGAGGCTCGCCGCCCCGGTGCAGGGGGTGTCATCGCCCTCACGGTAGATACCACGCTCTACAATCCCGGTTCACAGTCCGCAGGGAACGTCACCTGGACACATCAGTCCGGTGGCCTGGTGCAGGCAGGGATCTCACTCGTGGCGGATGTCCAGCTCGCTGCTTACACGCAGACGATTGGGAACTCGCTGGTCTTTGGGCGAGATTTGGATGTGAACCTGCTAAGTCTGCCCGATCTCGGGGGGCTGCTCACCGGCACGGTGAATAGCGTCACGGGAGCCAGTGCCATCAATAGTTGGGACTCCTCCGCCACGGTGGCTAACCTGTCCCTTAGTGAAGGGGTGCTGTATTCCGCCAGTTTCAATGTGGCCTCCGGTGCGGGGTTGAACCTCGCGGCGCTCAGTGCGGCGAATTTCTCCCTTCTGAGTGGCGGCATTCCCATTGAGAATATTAACGCGGTGGAAACGCTGAATGTGCTGAATCTGCTGACCATCGGCGGGGGATTGGCCACCATTGATTTCCAGTTCTATGCGCCTGCCGGTGCGGATGACCTGACGTTTGAATTCGATGCCGCCACGGTCGCGAACGTGAACCTTCTGGGGACCATCACAGATAACCAGACGGTGCTGTCGTTTACCAACTTCTCCGTGGCTCCGGTACCTGAGCCCGGCAGTCTGGCCCTGGCCGCTGTGGGTTTCATGGTCATCCTACGCCGCCGCCGCCCTTGTGGGGTCTGAGGGGAGGATCACTCTCTTGCTGAAGGAAAATAAAAAGGTCAGGGAGAATTCTCCCTGACCTTTTTCTTTTTGGGGAATCGGGCCGCGCCAGCCAGTACAGGATGAATCACTCTCCGTGTGATGCGTCCACCCCAACTTATCTTGGACGGGCCCATTGGTCTTCCACCTCAAAAGCCTGCAAGCGCGACGCCCCCACGTTCCCAAAACCGTCCCGCGTACGGGACAAGACTACAACGCACGGAACCGCTCGCTTCGACGTCTGCATACCCCGCCCTGGAAGGGCGAAAGCGGGCAGCCGGGGGGGAAGGTGCGCAGCACCGAGAACCCCCGGTCTCGCGAATCACTCCAAACGCCTTTTAAGGAGGCGTCCTGGAGGGACGCGAGAAAGGCCCGCCAGCCCCTGGACCTCGGCTTGATTGGGGGGGGGGCACGCTTCTCGCGCCCCTCCAGGGCGCGGCGGGTGTGGACGCGTTATTTGTTAGGCGACCGGGGGTTCCCGCTCGCCAAGCCTCGCTCCACCCCCGGCTACCTTCCGTCGCCCCTCCAGGGCGGGCCGCACCCGCCAGGACAATATCCATCACTCTCCGAGTGATGCGTCCGCTCCAAGACGTCTCGTCCGGCCCCATCGGTCTTCCACGTCAAAAGCCTGCGAGCACAGCACCGCTATTTCACTTCCCGTTAGACCACCAAGTGAAGTCTTCGTTGCCAGGGGCGGGCAGCGCGCCCAGTTTGGCGGCATGATTTCTCCCGTTATCGTCGTGCATCCGCTGGCTCAGATCCACCTCACGGAGCTGCGCCGTCAGCACACGTCCTGCGGGCAGTTCCGCTGGCACTTGCAGCGCCTGGCAGAGATCCTTTTCACGGAGGCCACCCGCAGTCTGGCCACCGCCCCTGTCCGCGTGCAGACGCCGCTGGTGGAGACGGCGGGCAGTGCCTTTGCGCGGTCGGTGGTGCTGGTGCCCATCCTGCGCGCGGGACTGGGCCTGCAGGAGGCCATTTTACCCTTGGTGCCTGAGGCCACGGTGGCGCATGTGGGCATCGCGCGGGATGAAGCCACCGCTCTGCCCATGCCCTATTATGCCAAGCTGCCCGCCGTGCTGAAAGAGGCCGATGTCTTTTTGCTGGACCCCATGCTGGCCACGGGCGGCAGTGCGTGCAGTGCCGTCACCCAACTGAAAGAGGCCGGGGCCACGCGCATCACACTCATCTGTGTGGTCAGTTGCCCCCAGGGCCTACAGGCTCTGGCCGCCCAGCACCCGGATGTCACTGTGGTCACCGCTGCGGTGGACCCAGGGCTGAATGAGCGCAGCTACATCGTCCCTGGTCTGGGGGATGCAGGAGATCGCTGCTTCGGCACCTGAGCGAGCCTGTGGGCACGAGGTTGCCAAAAAAAAAGCGGGCATCCCCAGCCCAAATCCGCCCGCTAGCGTTCATCGCCCGTTCAGGGGACAAAAAAGTTGCGTTTGCATGGGGATTGCTCTGTTCATCTCCGCCGAGACGTGAAATAGTCTCCAGCATTCCATGAAAGAGTATGCCTACATTCACGAGGAAGGCCAGTTGCCAGCACCGCTCAGTTCGGTGCCATTCCTCAACAGTTTTACGGAGGATCAGTTGGACGAAGTGCTGAATTCCTCCAGCCTGCTCCAGTGTGATGCGGGTGATATCATCATTCGCGAGGGCACCATCGACTCTCGCATCTACATCCTGCTCAATGGCGAGCTGGAGGTGAAAGTGGCCGGTAAAAAAGTGGCCTCCATTGCTCGTGTGGGCGATGTTTTTGGCGAACTAGCCCTGGTGAATCAGGACAAGCGTGCCGCCTCTGTCATCGCCGGTAGTCGGGCCTTGTGCCTGGCGGTGGACCAGAAATTCCTCCAGGACATCCACCCGCGCGAGGAAGATCCGGCCTTCCACGCGGCCTTGTTTGAATTTGTCGCCCGTCTGGTGGCGAAGAAGCTGGATGCCACCTCCCGCCGCCTGGCAGAACTGGAAAAAGAACTGCGCGCCCTCAAAGGAGAGCCTGCTCCTGAGGCCCCCCAGGTCACGCTGGCGGAGACCCTGCCCCCTGTGCAGGTCAAAGCTACCCCGAAAACGGCGGCGAAGCCAGCCGCCAAGCCCACGGCAAAAGCGGCGAAATCCCGCGCCAAGGCCCCTCCCGCCAAGAAAAAGAAAGCGCTCGCCCGCCATTAAACTGCTACGTGGTTTCCGCCTAGCTGCATGGGTGGCCGTCCCACCTCAGCACCCGTCGCCAGTGCTGGGGAATGAGTGCGCTTTTGGTTAGAGCGGTTTGAAAAATGATGTGGCCGCGTCGGTTCGGCGTGAATTTCTAGGCCGTTCATACCTCGTTCGCCCTCTCATCCCGAGCTTCCAAAGCGCGTTCCCTCTCCCCAGGAACTGGGGGATGAGGCCAAGGTGAGGGGGTGGTCGCAGCACGCAGAACCTCGTTCGCAAGAAGGTGCCCTTTTCTCTCAAACGACTCCTCTGTACTCCAGCCCCGAGACCATTCCACAGCCCCTCACCCCTGGCCCTGCTCCCCGCAAGCGGGGCGAGGGGGGATGTCTTTTCGACTCCGTCCACGGAAGACCAAACCAACTTCCTTCGCTCGGAATCAGTCCTCGTTCGCCCTTGTATTCGGAGCTTCCAAAGCGCGTTCCCTCTCCCCACGCAAGCGCGTTCCCTCTCCCCGCGCTTGCGTGGGGAGAGGCCAAGGTGAGGGGGTGGTCGCAGCACGCAAAACCTCGTTCGCAAGAAGGTGCCTTTTCCAAAAACGACACCTTTGCCCTCCACCTCCAAGAGCCCTCGCCCGCCCTGCTTCCCGTTTGCAGGGAGCAGGAACGCATTTTTGGAAGCACGGGATGGAACGGGCGGACGGAGGTTTCTCGCGCCTCTCCAGGGCGCTCTGCGTTTGACGCGTTTTTGGTTATTCCGTGTCCGGGGGTTCTCGCTCGCCAAGCCTCGCTGCACCCCCGGCTACCCTCTTTCGCCCCTCCAGGGCGGGGGCACTGGGTCTCCCGTCAACGGAGTCAAAAAGACCTCCCCCTACGCGATGAGTTTATCGATCACCTGACCGCCAAACTGGCTGAGCTGTTTGAAACGACCCGCGTGGTAAAAGGTGAGCTTGTTGTCATCCAGCCCCAGCAGGCGCAGGAGGGTCACGTGGACATCGCGCACGTGGTGGACTTCTTCGATGGCCTCCATGCCGCGATCATCCGTCGCGCCGATGGTGTGTCCCGCTTTGACGCCGCCTCCGGCGAACCACATCGTCATGGCCTTGGGGTTGTGATCCCGCCCATACTGGGTGCCGCCGCGCACGCCATTGTCCGGCGTGCGGCCAAATTCGCCACACCAGACGATGAGGGTATCCTCCAGCAGACCGCGTTGTTTGAGATCGGCGATCAGCGCGGCGATGGGTTGATCCACCTGCCGGATGAGGTTGCCATGAGCGCGCTCGATGTAGTCGTGACTGTCCCAGGTGCCAGCGTAGAGCTGCACAAAGCGCACGCCCTTTTCCACCAGCTTGCGCGCCAGCAGGCACTTGCGGCCAAAGGCATCCGTGGCGTCTTGCCCCATGCCGTACATCGTTTTCGTCGCGGCATCTTCCTTTTCCAGGTCAATGACCTCGGGCACCTGCATCTGCATGCGAAAGGCCAGCTCGTAGTTATTCATGCGCGCCTTCAGCTCGTCATGCCAGGGATGGTTGTTGACATGCTTTTGGTTAAGCTGAGTCAGCAGGTCCAGGTTCGCCCGCTGGTGCTGGGGGGAGATGCCGGGGGGCGGCTGCAG from the Prosthecobacter dejongeii genome contains:
- a CDS encoding quinol:electron acceptor oxidoreductase subunit ActD: MSTTLKRVHGFLAEFDSVQDLYHAAEHVRDAGYQRWDVHTPFPIHGMDHAMGVKRSKLPYFVFFGGMTGTCVAFTLQTLTQTTFWSDIGFGFLQTLAETYPTVVQAKPTHIWTLPAFFPVMFELTILFSAFTVLFGLLSMIGLPRLNHPLFVSKRFAKFSDDGFFVCIEARDPKFSQEGTKSFLEKLGGKNIELVEDDI
- a CDS encoding MIP/aquaporin family protein, with amino-acid sequence MSSFLAEVLGTLILVLLGNGVVANVVLGQTKGNNGGWIVITAGWAFAVTIAVYCTSAISGAHLNPAVTLAMASIGKFDWALVPSYLAAQMLGGFLGAVLVWLAYLPHWKVTPDAGAKHAAFCTTPAIRHPISNLLCEAIGSAMLVIGLLAILTPENLVPGTGFDKAFSPALVGILVWSIGLSLGGPTGYAINPARDLAPRLAHALLPISGKGSSDWAYAWIPVLGPILGGIAGALLYQALWFVPTLQH
- a CDS encoding PEP-CTERM sorting domain-containing protein, translating into MKPLTCSPRGCARSSFVKLALGLVLASSGLVQAQSLISSSDFFNPDFEARRPGAGGVIALTVDTTLYNPGSQSAGNVTWTHQSGGLVQAGISLVADVQLAAYTQTIGNSLVFGRDLDVNLLSLPDLGGLLTGTVNSVTGASAINSWDSSATVANLSLSEGVLYSASFNVASGAGLNLAALSAANFSLLSGGIPIENINAVETLNVLNLLTIGGGLATIDFQFYAPAGADDLTFEFDAATVANVNLLGTITDNQTVLSFTNFSVAPVPEPGSLALAAVGFMVILRRRRPCGV
- the upp gene encoding uracil phosphoribosyltransferase; its protein translation is MISPVIVVHPLAQIHLTELRRQHTSCGQFRWHLQRLAEILFTEATRSLATAPVRVQTPLVETAGSAFARSVVLVPILRAGLGLQEAILPLVPEATVAHVGIARDEATALPMPYYAKLPAVLKEADVFLLDPMLATGGSACSAVTQLKEAGATRITLICVVSCPQGLQALAAQHPDVTVVTAAVDPGLNERSYIVPGLGDAGDRCFGT
- a CDS encoding cyclic nucleotide-binding domain-containing protein yields the protein MKEYAYIHEEGQLPAPLSSVPFLNSFTEDQLDEVLNSSSLLQCDAGDIIIREGTIDSRIYILLNGELEVKVAGKKVASIARVGDVFGELALVNQDKRAASVIAGSRALCLAVDQKFLQDIHPREEDPAFHAALFEFVARLVAKKLDATSRRLAELEKELRALKGEPAPEAPQVTLAETLPPVQVKATPKTAAKPAAKPTAKAAKSRAKAPPAKKKKALARH
- a CDS encoding DUF1501 domain-containing protein; this translates as MNSPLFPCAGARALHAPTRREFVYGLGTSLGSVALTSLLAAEARSPLAPKPQQVPARAKNCIFLMMEGGPSHIDCFDPKPALEKLHLKEFVREGAMKSAMESGKRYYVRSPFKFAQHGQSGAWMSEPWQHLAKVADELCFYRGCQVDSVNHPTAMYQMNCGNRFGGDPALGAWVSYGLGSVNQDLPGFVVLPEISYPQGGSANWGNGYLPADFQGTPLRPKGSPVLDLQPPPGISPQHQRANLDLLTQLNQKHVNNHPWHDELKARMNNYELAFRMQMQVPEVIDLEKEDAATKTMYGMGQDATDAFGRKCLLARKLVEKGVRFVQLYAGTWDSHDYIERAHGNLIRQVDQPIAALIADLKQRGLLEDTLIVWCGEFGRTPDNGVRGGTQYGRDHNPKAMTMWFAGGGVKAGHTIGATDDRGMEAIEEVHHVRDVHVTLLRLLGLDDNKLTFYHAGRFKQLSQFGGQVIDKLIA